The following DNA comes from Pseudostreptobacillus hongkongensis.
TTAATATTTCATTTCTTTCAAAATCATCTAAATTTTTTTTCATAATTTTCCTTTCAAATGTTGCATTTGTTTTTTGAATTATGATGTTGCATTTGATGTTTAAAATCAAAAAAATGAAAGTTGCAAAAACTCTCATTTTTTCTATATTTTATCATATTTTGTAAAAAAATACTAC
Coding sequences within:
- a CDS encoding helix-turn-helix domain-containing protein; translated protein: MRVFATFIFLILNIKCNIIIQKTNATFERKIMKKNLDDFERNEILMGLKNFKTFNQIANELNRNRSTISREVFRNRKVIFNKKS